The Hymenobacter sp. 5317J-9 genome has a window encoding:
- a CDS encoding DUF3089 domain-containing protein, translating into MPPFLRTALILLLLLPLNSCIRLLLKPGRDFEKYTPPPAPDYAQASSWAALPTRRDSADAVPRHSTLRNEQATAEVDVFFVHPTTYYSPRHWNGDLRKKWLNKYTDRTTIKQQASVFNATGRIYAPRYRQATLFSFLDKEPNGQKALELAYSDVRAAFQYYLAHYNQGRPFIIAGHSQGTDHATRLLHEFFDKATPLRRQLVAAYLIGFQVKPNEFLTIKPCPDSLATDCFVAYNTSDAGHESTMFQPSIAVNPLTWTLDSTLAPASLNRGAVSIRFKHVHPYFTDAQIHHGQLWVHAPRFRGFPHFPPSGKKKLRYSRHIADYALFYMNIRENSQARVRAWLNK; encoded by the coding sequence TTGCCACCTTTTCTTCGCACCGCGCTGATTCTATTGCTGCTCCTGCCGCTGAATAGCTGCATCCGGCTACTGCTCAAGCCGGGCCGCGATTTTGAGAAATATACGCCCCCGCCCGCACCCGACTACGCCCAGGCCAGCAGTTGGGCTGCCCTGCCCACCCGGCGCGACTCCGCCGACGCCGTGCCCCGCCATTCCACCCTGCGCAACGAGCAGGCCACGGCCGAAGTCGATGTGTTTTTTGTGCACCCCACCACCTACTATTCGCCCCGCCACTGGAACGGCGACCTGCGCAAAAAGTGGCTGAATAAGTATACCGACCGCACCACCATCAAGCAGCAGGCCAGCGTTTTCAATGCCACCGGGCGCATCTACGCGCCGCGCTACCGGCAGGCCACCCTCTTTTCCTTCCTCGACAAAGAGCCCAACGGCCAGAAAGCCCTGGAACTGGCCTATTCCGACGTACGCGCCGCTTTCCAATACTACCTCGCGCACTACAACCAGGGCCGCCCGTTCATCATCGCCGGCCACAGCCAGGGCACCGACCACGCCACGCGCTTGCTCCACGAATTCTTCGACAAGGCCACCCCGCTACGCCGCCAGCTCGTGGCCGCCTACCTCATCGGCTTCCAGGTGAAGCCCAACGAATTCCTCACCATCAAGCCCTGCCCCGACTCGCTGGCCACCGACTGCTTCGTCGCCTACAACACCTCTGACGCCGGCCACGAGTCCACGATGTTTCAGCCCAGCATCGCCGTCAACCCCCTCACCTGGACGCTCGATTCCACCCTAGCCCCGGCCAGCCTTAACCGCGGCGCCGTCAGCATCCGCTTCAAGCACGTCCACCCCTATTTCACCGATGCCCAGATTCACCACGGCCAGCTCTGGGTGCACGCGCCGCGCTTTCGGGGCTTCCCACACTTCCCACCCTCCGGCAAAAAGAAGCTGCGCTACTCCCGCCACATCGCCGATTACGCGCTGTTTTACATGAACATCCGCGAAAATTCCCAGGCGCGGGTGCGGGCGTGGCTAAATAAATGA
- a CDS encoding RluA family pseudouridine synthase: MKLPHFSDLVIFENDDYVVVNKPPFLATLDERVGGAPNMLRLARQHHDDIQAAHRLDRETSGALAFAKNPAAYRHLAMQFENREVKKQYHAVVWGTPQLQDEVVERNIETTSRGKARLAYKGKPAETHFTTLETFTRHALMLCEPVTGRMHQIRLHLMYLQAPIVGDKDYGGEDFYLSSLKKKFNMKEGEEEQPFIKRFALHALRLQFTGLNGEEIAVEAPYPKDFRVLVDTLRQHQ; encoded by the coding sequence ATGAAGCTTCCCCATTTCTCCGACCTCGTCATTTTTGAAAACGACGACTACGTTGTCGTCAACAAACCCCCGTTTCTGGCCACGCTGGACGAGCGGGTGGGCGGCGCGCCCAACATGCTGCGCCTAGCCCGTCAGCACCACGACGACATTCAGGCCGCCCACCGCCTCGACCGCGAAACCAGCGGCGCGCTGGCCTTCGCCAAGAACCCGGCCGCCTACCGCCACCTCGCCATGCAGTTCGAGAACCGCGAGGTAAAAAAGCAGTACCACGCCGTGGTGTGGGGCACGCCGCAGCTACAGGACGAGGTAGTGGAGCGCAACATCGAAACCACTTCGCGCGGCAAGGCCCGCCTGGCCTACAAGGGCAAGCCCGCCGAGACGCACTTCACCACCCTCGAAACCTTCACCCGCCACGCCCTCATGCTGTGCGAGCCCGTGACCGGCCGCATGCACCAGATTCGCCTGCACCTGATGTATTTGCAGGCGCCCATCGTGGGCGACAAAGACTACGGCGGCGAAGACTTCTACCTGTCTTCGTTGAAGAAGAAATTCAACATGAAGGAAGGCGAAGAAGAGCAACCATTCATCAAGCGCTTCGCGCTGCACGCCCTCCGGCTGCAGTTCACGGGCCTCAACGGCGAAGAAATTGCCGTGGAAGCGCCTTACCCGAAAGATTTTCGGGTGCTGGTAGATACCCTGCGGCAGCACCAGTAA
- a CDS encoding DUF2079 domain-containing protein, giving the protein MSPSASFSAASPNSADSNRRALLLLAALLLVSVVMAFVTTNTYDSGDSIKHYLFARYAFQYPMNYMDSWAKPLFTLLASPAAQAGFIGMKLFQCAIVALSAWCAYVVARTLRLPAPELSILFAYASPDYFIIQFSGLTEPLFGLILVASVALLLTGRAGWSAALITWLPFVRSEGFILIGLWVVYFLWRRQWRYLPLLVLGYAVYSAVGAVVLGEPGWVFGHNPYATKSVYGHGEWDHFVFSLPGLLGWVVLFLAVVGGVRMTLDLLDPERRQRRLFSAELLLVYGNICVFIAAHTIFWGAGLFNSFGMTRVLDVTVPLFAVVALNGLTWLVQLGKTPAAQRRIRIGWVAAAVVFLFLGTRQGFRWRRDFTRPPDQEVAENAAAWIRKTYGEGTRPLAYEFPYVAVATHNNFFDPNEHPVLQGHGDRLDEVPVGTLVVWDDWFSRTEGYVQLPMLRNDARFREMWRDAQPRNRYHPERDTTQIIVFERVR; this is encoded by the coding sequence ATGAGTCCATCTGCTAGTTTCTCCGCCGCTTCGCCAAATTCGGCCGATTCCAACCGTCGGGCTTTGCTCTTGCTGGCCGCGTTGCTGCTGGTTTCGGTGGTGATGGCCTTCGTTACAACCAACACCTACGACTCGGGCGACAGCATCAAGCACTATTTGTTTGCGCGCTACGCTTTCCAGTACCCCATGAACTATATGGACTCGTGGGCCAAGCCGTTGTTTACGCTGCTGGCGTCGCCGGCCGCACAGGCCGGATTTATCGGCATGAAGCTGTTTCAGTGCGCGATTGTGGCCCTATCGGCGTGGTGCGCTTATGTGGTGGCGCGCACCCTGCGGCTGCCCGCGCCGGAGCTGTCCATTTTGTTTGCCTACGCGTCGCCCGACTACTTTATCATCCAGTTCTCCGGGCTTACTGAACCTCTGTTCGGGCTCATCCTAGTGGCCTCGGTGGCGCTGCTGCTGACGGGCCGGGCCGGGTGGTCGGCGGCGCTGATTACCTGGCTGCCCTTTGTGCGGTCGGAAGGATTTATCCTGATTGGGCTGTGGGTGGTGTATTTCCTGTGGCGGCGGCAGTGGCGCTACCTGCCGCTGCTGGTGCTGGGCTATGCGGTGTATAGTGCGGTGGGCGCCGTGGTGCTGGGCGAGCCCGGCTGGGTGTTTGGCCACAACCCTTACGCCACCAAATCGGTGTACGGGCACGGCGAGTGGGACCATTTTGTGTTCAGCCTGCCGGGCCTGCTGGGCTGGGTGGTGCTGTTTCTGGCGGTGGTGGGCGGCGTGCGCATGACGCTCGACCTGCTGGACCCGGAGCGTCGGCAGCGCCGCTTGTTCAGCGCCGAACTGCTGCTCGTTTACGGCAACATCTGCGTGTTTATTGCGGCCCACACCATTTTTTGGGGCGCGGGCCTGTTCAATTCTTTTGGCATGACGCGGGTGCTCGACGTGACGGTGCCGCTGTTTGCCGTGGTGGCGCTCAATGGCCTGACCTGGCTGGTGCAACTCGGCAAAACGCCGGCCGCTCAGCGGCGCATCCGCATTGGGTGGGTGGCGGCCGCGGTGGTGTTCCTATTTCTGGGCACGCGCCAGGGCTTTCGCTGGCGGCGCGACTTCACCCGCCCGCCCGACCAGGAAGTGGCCGAAAACGCCGCCGCCTGGATTCGCAAAACCTACGGGGAAGGCACCCGGCCGCTGGCCTACGAGTTTCCCTACGTGGCCGTGGCCACCCACAATAACTTCTTCGACCCAAACGAGCACCCCGTGCTCCAGGGCCACGGCGACCGACTAGACGAAGTGCCCGTGGGCACGCTGGTGGTGTGGGACGACTGGTTTTCCCGCACCGAGGGCTACGTACAGCTGCCCATGCTGCGCAACGATGCCCGTTTCCGGGAAATGTGGCGCGACGCCCAGCCCCGCAACCGCTACCATCCGGAGCGCGACACCACCCAGATTATCGTATTTGAGCGGGTGCGCTAG
- a CDS encoding ATP-binding protein: protein MNLSSRTIAILIALLVAGVLTAYARIGPTLPFREAFLAAGITVAACFLLVYLSFEALIFREINGIYAGLEHIKRKEFKKLSSKFLFRPEPVKRVRDEILFMAERRQQELDELVRLQALRREFLADVSHELKTPLFAAQGFVHTILDDEDGDIDAATRHKFLAKAAASLDTLDALVQDLVTIAQLEKGVVRMRRQRFDLVALVREIFELLEQQAARRGTTLELFPPNLPAELPVVADRNRIRQVLVNLVDNAIKYGRDNGRVVVALIEGSRGVRIAVRDDGTGIAPEHQNRIFERFYRIDKSRSRESGGSGLGLAISKHIVEAHKSTIKVKSTVGEGTTLEFKLSKPKGAAGS, encoded by the coding sequence ATGAACCTCTCTTCTCGCACCATTGCCATTCTGATTGCGCTGCTGGTGGCGGGCGTGCTCACGGCTTATGCCCGCATCGGCCCTACGCTGCCGTTCCGGGAAGCGTTTCTGGCGGCGGGCATCACGGTGGCGGCGTGCTTTCTGCTGGTGTATCTGTCGTTTGAGGCGCTGATTTTTCGCGAAATCAACGGCATCTACGCGGGCCTGGAGCACATCAAGCGCAAGGAGTTCAAGAAGCTCAGCAGCAAGTTCCTCTTTCGGCCCGAGCCGGTAAAGCGCGTGCGCGACGAAATTCTGTTTATGGCCGAGCGGCGGCAGCAGGAGCTTGATGAGCTGGTGCGCCTGCAGGCCTTGCGCCGCGAGTTTTTGGCCGATGTGTCACATGAGCTCAAGACGCCACTTTTCGCGGCCCAGGGCTTCGTGCACACCATCCTCGACGACGAAGACGGCGACATCGACGCCGCCACCCGGCACAAGTTTCTGGCCAAAGCCGCCGCCAGCCTCGACACGCTCGACGCCCTGGTGCAGGACCTTGTCACCATTGCCCAGCTCGAAAAAGGCGTGGTGCGCATGCGCCGCCAGCGCTTCGACCTGGTGGCGCTGGTGCGCGAGATTTTTGAGTTGCTGGAACAGCAGGCCGCCCGTCGGGGCACTACTCTGGAGCTGTTTCCGCCCAACCTACCCGCCGAGCTGCCCGTGGTGGCCGACCGCAACCGCATCCGGCAAGTGCTGGTGAACTTGGTGGACAATGCCATCAAATACGGCCGCGACAACGGCCGCGTGGTGGTGGCCCTCATCGAAGGCAGCCGGGGCGTGCGCATTGCCGTGCGCGACGACGGCACCGGCATTGCCCCCGAACACCAAAACCGCATTTTCGAGCGTTTTTACCGCATCGACAAAAGCCGTTCGCGCGAGTCCGGCGGCTCTGGGCTGGGCTTGGCCATCAGCAAACACATTGTGGAGGCGCACAAGTCCACCATCAAAGTGAAGAGCACCGTGGGCGAAGGCACCACGCTGGAATTCAAGCTGAGCAAGCCGAAAGGCGCCGCGGGCAGCTAG
- the rpsB gene encoding 30S ribosomal protein S2, whose product MAQTTYKDLLDAGAHFGHLTRKWDPKMAPYIFMEKNGIHIIDLNKTLVSLDYAAQAIRNIAKSGRKIMFVATKKQAQEIVTTEAERLKMPFVTDRWLGGMLTNFATVRKSLKKMATIDKMVKENTAYAALAKREKLMMSRERAKLDRVLGGIADLGRLPAALFVVDVKREHIAVKEAQKLGIPVFAICDTNSNPELVQFPIPANDDASKSIQLIVSVIGKAIEDGLSERKVDKEDAERKEADEAAIAEKTAADEE is encoded by the coding sequence ATGGCTCAGACGACTTATAAGGACCTGCTCGACGCAGGTGCCCACTTTGGTCACCTCACCCGCAAGTGGGACCCCAAAATGGCGCCGTACATCTTCATGGAGAAGAACGGCATCCACATCATTGACCTCAACAAAACGCTGGTTTCGTTGGATTACGCAGCCCAGGCTATTCGCAACATCGCGAAAAGCGGCCGCAAAATCATGTTCGTAGCCACGAAAAAGCAGGCGCAGGAAATCGTTACGACGGAAGCCGAGCGTTTGAAGATGCCCTTCGTGACCGACCGGTGGTTGGGCGGCATGCTCACTAACTTCGCCACGGTGCGCAAGAGCCTGAAGAAGATGGCCACCATCGACAAGATGGTGAAAGAAAACACCGCCTACGCCGCACTGGCTAAGCGCGAGAAGCTGATGATGTCGCGTGAGCGCGCCAAGCTCGACCGCGTGCTCGGCGGTATCGCCGACCTCGGCCGTCTGCCCGCTGCCCTGTTCGTAGTGGACGTGAAGCGCGAGCACATCGCCGTGAAAGAGGCGCAGAAACTGGGCATCCCGGTTTTCGCTATCTGCGACACAAACTCGAACCCCGAATTGGTACAGTTCCCGATTCCCGCCAACGACGATGCCTCGAAGTCGATTCAGCTCATCGTGAGCGTGATTGGCAAGGCCATCGAAGACGGCCTGTCGGAGCGCAAAGTTGACAAAGAAGACGCCGAGCGCAAGGAAGCCGACGAGGCTGCCATTGCCGAAAAAACGGCTGCTGACGAAGAATAG
- the rplM gene encoding 50S ribosomal protein L13, translating to MDHLSFKTTHVNKANAQKSWVIVDASVAPLGRVASQIANILRGKHKPSFTPNSDCGDNVIVLNADKLRVTGKKMTEKVYITHSGYPGGQKRRTVREQMARDSRRVIEHAVKGMLQDNRLGAAQYRNLYVYAGTEHPHEAQQPVAIELTNL from the coding sequence ATGGACCACCTGAGCTTCAAGACGACCCACGTCAATAAGGCCAACGCCCAGAAGAGCTGGGTTATCGTAGACGCCAGCGTGGCCCCGCTGGGCCGCGTTGCCAGCCAAATTGCCAACATCCTGCGCGGCAAGCACAAGCCTTCGTTCACCCCCAACTCGGACTGCGGCGACAACGTCATCGTGCTCAACGCCGACAAGCTGCGCGTAACGGGCAAGAAAATGACCGAGAAGGTCTACATCACCCACTCGGGCTACCCCGGCGGCCAGAAGCGCCGCACGGTGCGCGAGCAAATGGCCCGCGACTCGCGCCGCGTAATTGAGCACGCTGTGAAAGGCATGCTGCAAGACAACCGCCTCGGCGCCGCTCAGTACCGCAACCTGTACGTGTACGCCGGCACCGAGCACCCCCACGAGGCCCAGCAGCCCGTGGCCATCGAACTGACCAACCTGTAA
- the tsf gene encoding translation elongation factor Ts, translating to MAAITAADVNKLRTMTGAGMMDCKKALTEADGDFEAARDILRKAGQKIADKRAENETSEGFVTVAVSEDGTNGKLVALACETESVAKVANFRELVQRILDAAVRTNAATKEDLLAVKEDDGLTIQEHITDLTGKIGEKLDLTYVTLTGEKVASYIHSDSKKGVLVALKNVGSADAAAVGRDVAMQIVAMKPVAVDKDGVDSATVEREIEIGKEQARAEGKPEAMLEKIAQGKLNKFYKEQTLLNQEFVKDGSMTIAQLLDSKSKGMTVTDFKRVAIGA from the coding sequence ATGGCCGCTATTACCGCCGCAGACGTAAACAAGCTCCGCACCATGACCGGTGCCGGCATGATGGATTGCAAAAAAGCCCTGACCGAAGCCGATGGCGACTTCGAAGCTGCGCGCGACATCCTGCGCAAGGCCGGTCAGAAAATCGCTGACAAGCGCGCCGAGAACGAAACCTCGGAAGGCTTCGTGACCGTGGCCGTGAGCGAAGACGGCACCAACGGCAAGCTGGTGGCTTTGGCCTGCGAAACGGAGTCGGTAGCCAAAGTGGCAAACTTCCGCGAGCTGGTGCAGCGCATCCTGGATGCCGCTGTGCGCACCAACGCCGCTACCAAAGAAGACCTGCTGGCCGTGAAAGAGGACGATGGCCTGACCATTCAGGAGCACATCACCGACCTGACCGGCAAAATCGGCGAGAAGCTGGACCTGACCTACGTGACCCTGACCGGCGAGAAAGTGGCTTCGTACATCCACTCCGACAGCAAGAAAGGCGTGCTCGTAGCCCTGAAAAACGTGGGCTCGGCCGACGCTGCTGCCGTGGGCCGCGACGTAGCCATGCAAATCGTGGCCATGAAGCCCGTTGCCGTTGACAAAGACGGTGTGGACTCGGCTACGGTGGAGCGCGAAATTGAAATCGGCAAAGAGCAGGCGCGTGCCGAAGGCAAGCCCGAAGCCATGCTGGAGAAAATCGCCCAAGGCAAGCTGAACAAGTTCTACAAAGAGCAGACCCTGCTGAACCAGGAGTTCGTGAAAGACGGCTCGATGACCATCGCCCAACTGCTCGACAGCAAGTCGAAAGGCATGACCGTGACGGACTTCAAGCGCGTGGCTATCGGCGCTTAA
- the rpsI gene encoding 30S ribosomal protein S9, whose product MAITNTSGRRKTSVARIYMQAGQGNITINDRDMKSYFSNELLENVVNQPLAILEQVGQYDIKVNVRGGGISAQAEAIRLAITKALVSDNEESRPALKKEGFLTRDPRMVERKKFGKRKARRSFQFSKR is encoded by the coding sequence ATGGCAATTACCAACACCTCTGGTAGAAGAAAAACCTCGGTGGCCCGCATCTACATGCAGGCCGGGCAAGGGAATATCACTATCAATGACCGGGACATGAAGTCGTACTTCAGCAACGAACTGCTGGAGAACGTCGTGAACCAACCCCTGGCAATCCTCGAGCAAGTCGGCCAGTACGACATCAAGGTGAACGTGCGCGGCGGCGGCATTTCGGCTCAGGCCGAAGCCATCCGTCTGGCTATCACCAAGGCGCTCGTGAGCGACAACGAAGAAAGCCGCCCCGCTCTGAAGAAGGAGGGCTTCCTGACCCGCGACCCGCGCATGGTGGAACGCAAGAAATTCGGCAAGCGCAAGGCTCGTCGTTCGTTCCAGTTCTCGAAACGCTAA